One genomic region from Vanacampus margaritifer isolate UIUO_Vmar chromosome 2, RoL_Vmar_1.0, whole genome shotgun sequence encodes:
- the LOC144044367 gene encoding endophilin-A2-like isoform X2, translating into MSVAGIKKQFYKASQRVSEKVGGAEGTKLDDDFKDLERRADVTSKAVIEVITKTTEYLQPNPAYRAKLSMLNTVSKFRGQLNSPGYPQCEGLLGECMVKYGGDMGHQSNFGGALVVMGESMNRLSAIKDSLDIDVKQNFIDPLQGVFEKDIKDIQHHVKKMEGRRLDYDYKKKRQGKIPDEEIRQALEKFHESKNSAESSMYNLLETDVEQVSQLAAFVESMLQYHRSATEILQELSAEMTKRVEESQSQPRQVYRPKPRQSFDYGETEQSNGSYTPTATSPPAYSPAAEPCCKALYDFDPENEHELAFREGDTITLVSYIDENWFEGKLRGKTGYFPNNYVEVIVPLSH; encoded by the exons ATGTCCGTCGCTGGGATTAAGAAGCAATTTTACAAAGCCAGCCAG AGGGTGAGTGAGAAGGTTGGCGGTGCAGAGGGAACTAAGCTGGATGACGACTTCAAGGACCTTGAAAGG AGAGCAGATGTCACCAGCAAAGCAGTGATTGAAGTCATCACCAAAACAACAGAGTATCTCCAGCCTAACCCAGCCTACAGAGCCAAACTGTCCATGCTCAACACGGTGTCCAAATTCCGTGGGCAGCTGAACAGTCCTGGCTACCCGCAGTGCGAAGGCCTGTTAGGAGAGTGCATGGTCAAATACGGAGGGGACATGGGCCACCAAAGCAACTTtg GGGGCGCTCTCGTGGTTATGGGAGAATCAATGAATAGATTGTCAGCCATCAAGGACAGTCTGGACATTGATGTAAAGCAGAATTTTATTGACCCGCTGCAAGGAGTCTTTGAAAAGGACATCAAAGATATTCAG CACCATGTGAAGAAGATGGAGGGCCGCCGCCTGGACTACGACTATAAAAAGAAACGTCAGGGTAAAATTCCAGATGAGGAGATCAGGCAGGCCTTGGAGAAGTTCCATGAGTCCAAAAACTCTGCTGAGAGTTCCATGTACAACCTGCTGGAGACTGAC GTGGAGCAGGTGAGCCAGCTGGCAGCTTTTGTAGAATCCATGCTGCAGTACCACAGAAGTGCCACAGAGATTCTGCAAGAACTTTCTGCTGAAATGACAAAAAG AGTTGAAGAAAGTCAGTCCCAACCAAGGCAAGTGTACAGACCCAAACCCAGGCAAAGTTTTGACTATGGAGAGACTGAGCAGTCCAACGGCAGTTACACACCAACTGCAACAAGCCCTCCAGCTTACTCTCCAG CGGCCGAGCCTTGCTGTAAAGCGCTCTACGACTTTGACCCCGAGAACGAGCACGAGCTGGCCTTCCGCGAGGGGGACACCATCACCTTGGTCAGTTACATTGATGAGAACTGGTTTGAGGGGAAGCTTCGTGGCAAGACGGGATATTTCCCCAACAACTACGTTGAAGTGATCGTTCCACTGTCACACTGA
- the LOC144044367 gene encoding endophilin-A2-like isoform X1: MSVAGIKKQFYKASQRVSEKVGGAEGTKLDDDFKDLERRADVTSKAVIEVITKTTEYLQPNPAYRAKLSMLNTVSKFRGQLNSPGYPQCEGLLGECMVKYGGDMGHQSNFGGALVVMGESMNRLSAIKDSLDIDVKQNFIDPLQGVFEKDIKDIQHHVKKMEGRRLDYDYKKKRQGKIPDEEIRQALEKFHESKNSAESSMYNLLETDVEQVSQLAAFVESMLQYHRSATEILQELSAEMTKRVEESQSQPRQVYRPKPRQSFDYGETEQSNGSYTPTATSPPAYSPGPSFPRTSFKNRAPAEPCCKALYDFDPENEHELAFREGDTITLVSYIDENWFEGKLRGKTGYFPNNYVEVIVPLSH; encoded by the exons ATGTCCGTCGCTGGGATTAAGAAGCAATTTTACAAAGCCAGCCAG AGGGTGAGTGAGAAGGTTGGCGGTGCAGAGGGAACTAAGCTGGATGACGACTTCAAGGACCTTGAAAGG AGAGCAGATGTCACCAGCAAAGCAGTGATTGAAGTCATCACCAAAACAACAGAGTATCTCCAGCCTAACCCAGCCTACAGAGCCAAACTGTCCATGCTCAACACGGTGTCCAAATTCCGTGGGCAGCTGAACAGTCCTGGCTACCCGCAGTGCGAAGGCCTGTTAGGAGAGTGCATGGTCAAATACGGAGGGGACATGGGCCACCAAAGCAACTTtg GGGGCGCTCTCGTGGTTATGGGAGAATCAATGAATAGATTGTCAGCCATCAAGGACAGTCTGGACATTGATGTAAAGCAGAATTTTATTGACCCGCTGCAAGGAGTCTTTGAAAAGGACATCAAAGATATTCAG CACCATGTGAAGAAGATGGAGGGCCGCCGCCTGGACTACGACTATAAAAAGAAACGTCAGGGTAAAATTCCAGATGAGGAGATCAGGCAGGCCTTGGAGAAGTTCCATGAGTCCAAAAACTCTGCTGAGAGTTCCATGTACAACCTGCTGGAGACTGAC GTGGAGCAGGTGAGCCAGCTGGCAGCTTTTGTAGAATCCATGCTGCAGTACCACAGAAGTGCCACAGAGATTCTGCAAGAACTTTCTGCTGAAATGACAAAAAG AGTTGAAGAAAGTCAGTCCCAACCAAGGCAAGTGTACAGACCCAAACCCAGGCAAAGTTTTGACTATGGAGAGACTGAGCAGTCCAACGGCAGTTACACACCAACTGCAACAAGCCCTCCAGCTTACTCTCCAG GTCCGTCTTTCCCGAGGACTTCCTTCAAGAACAGAGCGC CGGCCGAGCCTTGCTGTAAAGCGCTCTACGACTTTGACCCCGAGAACGAGCACGAGCTGGCCTTCCGCGAGGGGGACACCATCACCTTGGTCAGTTACATTGATGAGAACTGGTTTGAGGGGAAGCTTCGTGGCAAGACGGGATATTTCCCCAACAACTACGTTGAAGTGATCGTTCCACTGTCACACTGA
- the stap2a gene encoding signal-transducing adaptor protein 2a has product MAAAPVRQRPGPGGTRAQLPPCYYEGYLEKRGPKEKAPRRLWTCLCGNALYFFNNSKDTHYVEKLDLGGFVSLKDDCSRDRNLEAARLLLRMKDGETRITTPNLESRELWKGFLYSVIDLNVPSSLTLLPGQLQMLKEVVDKERSRRRSRTPTRAPPSPLSVPLVGEIPPCFRPVSRTEAEVLLERHPDCGNMLLRPGRDGSSLAVTTRQDLNGSVFRHYRVTQRDQGGYVIDVENPIPCATLHDVINALVEKTAGTLQPFLLEEPYEENITYVSANDENGERILHTAPTSPLPKAPALPPKQVGADRWPSSPLPRSPAPDRRILTSSVPASPTNPMRRLILSPSPLAQSLNEELKVKLEKRRASQE; this is encoded by the exons ATGGCGGCTGCACCCGTCAGGCAGCGCCCCGGACCGGGGGGGACCCGCGCGCAGCTCCCGCCCTGTTACTACGAAGGCTATCTGGAGAAGCGAGGACCCAAAGAAAAG GCACCCAGGCGTCTGTGGACATGTCTGTGTGGGAATGCCTTGTATTTCTTCAATAATTCTAAGGACACTCAT TATGTAGAGAAGCTGGACCTCGGCGGGTTTGTGTCTCTGAAGGATGATTGCAGCCGAGACAGAAATTTGGAAGCAGCAAGACTCCTCTTGCGCATGAAAGACGGAGAAACCAGAATAACG acacCCAACCTGGAATCACGGGAGCTgtggaagggtttcctctactcTGTGATCGAT CTGAATGTACCATCGAGCCTAACGTTGCTGCCGGGCCAGCTCCAGATGCTGAAGGAGGTCGTGGACAAAGAAAGGTCCAGGCGGAGAAGTCGCACCCCTACACGAGCACCTCCTTCGCCTCTCTCTGTCCCTTTAGTGGGAGAGATCCCACC GTGTTTTCGCCCAGTGTCACGAACGGAGGCCGAAGTCCTCCTAGAGAGACACCCAGATTGTGGCAACATGTTGCTGCGTCCCGGAAGAGATGGAAGCTCATTGGCTGTCACCACGCGACAGGACCTCAACGG GTCAGTGTTCAGACATTACCGAGTAACACAGCGGGACCAGGGTGGCTATGTGATTGATGTGGAAAATCCG ATTCCCTGTGCAACACTTCATGATGTCATTAATGCCCTCGTGGAAAAGACAGCTGGAACTCTTCAACCGTTTCTCCTAGAAGAACCTTATGAGGAGAATATTA CATATGTTTCTGCCAATGACGAGAATGGCGAAAGGATCCTACACACCGCCCCCACAAGCCCTCTGCCAAAAGCTCCTGCACTTCCCCCCAAGCAAG TCGGTGCAGATCGTTGGCCCAGCAGCCCCCTGCCCCGCTCCCCTGCTCCGGACCGCCGCATCCTGACCTCATCAGTGCCTGCCTCGCCCACCAACCCCATGAGACGACTCATCCTGTCACCTTCCCCTCTTGCACAGT CTCTCAACGAGGAGCTCAAAGTGAAACTGGAGAAGAGACGAGCCAGTCAGGAGTGA
- the LOC144044366 gene encoding nuclear receptor ROR-beta-like, with product MRAQIEVIPCKICGDKSSGIHYGVITCEGCKGFFRRSQQNNAMYSCSRQRNCLIDRTNRNRCQHCRLQKCLALGMSRDAVKFGRMSKKQRDSLYAEVQKHQKSQECVGSEDGVSTTLSLPREDGACGGSEEDGEGGLSRSYSTGGSSSTLSDLDDIAALPDLFDLPLTPEEASEYCSLEQLGGSGGTSTGNTSNSSSASSFSSSLSNQNSPQQSMMDGSDSNGIQLLHTHPLLGDTHALLDQLPDDCSITDLERITQCIVKSHLETCQYSAEDMKRFTWVQYTPEETRAFQNKSAEWMWQQCAHHITNAIQYVVEFAKRIAGFMDLCQNDQIILLKAGCLEVLLIRMCRAFNVNNSTIFFNEKFASPQFFKALGCDDLVSAVFELGKGLCRLQLSDEEMALFSATVLLSPDRPWLMDGQKVQKLQEKVYLALQHSLLKNASEEKLDKMLSKLPIMKSICNLHIDKLEFFRLVHPETAYSFPPLYREVFGTDMSLPDSTNS from the exons ATGAGAG CTCAAATCGAGGTCATCCCCTGCAAAATCTGTGGGGACAAGTCCTCGGGGATCCACTATGGGGTCATCACCTGTGAAGGCTGCAAG GGGTTCTTCCGTCGCAGCCAGCAAAACAACGCCATGTACTCTTGCTCGCGCCAGAGGAACTGTTTGATTGACCGAACGAACCGAAACCGCTGCCAGCACTGTCGTCTACAGAAGTGTCTGGCGTTGGGCATGAGCAGAGATG CGGTGAAGTTTGGTCGTATGTCCAAAAAGCAGCGTGATAGCCTGTACGCTGAAGTGCAGAAGCATCAGAAATCCCAGGAGTGTGTGGGCTCCGAAGATGGGGTCTCTACTACGCTATCCTTACCCAGGGAGGACGGTGCGTGCGGCGGTAGCGAAGAGGACGGCGAGGGAGGTTTGAGCCGTTCCTACAGCACCGGGGGCTCCAGCTCCACCCTCAGCGACCTCGATGACATTGCAGCACTTCCCGACCTATTTGACCTTCCGCTGACCCCCGAGGAGGCCAGCGAGTACTGCAGCCTGGAGCAACTGGGCGGAAGCGGAGGGACCAGCACAGGAAACACCTCCAACTCATCATCCGCTTCTTCCTTTTCATCATCCCTGTCCAATCAGAATTCTCCGCAGCAGTCAATGATGGATGGGTCAGACAGCAATGGCATTCAACTCCTGCACACTCATCCACTGCTTGGAGACACACATGCACTGCTGGACCAGTTGCCTGATGACTGCTCAATAACAGACCTTG AGCGAATCACTCAATGTATTGTGAAGTCTCACTTGGAGACGTGTCAGTACAGTGCTGAGGACATGAAGAGATTCACCTGGGTACAATACACACCTGAGGAAACGCGTGCTTTTCAGAACAAG TCAGCTGAGTGGATGTGGCAACAGTGTGCACACCACATTACAAATGCCATCCAGTATGTGGTGGAGTTTGCCAAAAGAATTGCTGGATTTATGGACCTTTGCCAGAATGACCAGATTATTTTGCTGAAAGCAG GATGCCTGGAGGTCCTGCTGATTCGTATGTGCCGGGCTTTCAACGTCAACAACAGCACCATTTTCTTCAATGAAAAATTTGCCTCGCCTCAGTTTTTCAAAGCGCTTG GTTGTGATGACCTTGTCAGTGCCGTATTTGAACTGGGCAAAGGACTCTGCCGTCTCCAGCTGTCTGATGAAGAGATGGCTTTGTTTAGCGCGACCGTTCTTCTCTCCCCTG ATCGTCCCTGGCTGATGGATGGCCAAAAGGTTCAGAAGCTTCAGGAGAAAGTTTACCTGGCTCTGCAGCACAGTCTTCTCAAGAATGCTTCTGAGGAGAAACTGGACAAG ATGCTGTCCAAACTACCTATCATGAAATCTATTTGTAACCTCCACATTGACAAACTGGAGTTTTTCCGTTTAGTCCACCCAGAGACCGCTTACAGTTTCCCTCCGCTGTACCGCGAGGTGTTTGGAACCGACATGTCCCTGCCCGACTCCACCAACAGCTAG